A segment of the Malaclemys terrapin pileata isolate rMalTer1 chromosome 1, rMalTer1.hap1, whole genome shotgun sequence genome:
CAGGCACTTGTCTAACTGAGGACACATGAAATCTTAGTAAGTGGGGAATAGTACAGAGATGTGTTAGAAGTAGAAACCCAAAGTTCATGTACACATTTATAAACAGACATGTTTACTAACCATATATTTTGTATAGGGTGAATTGATCAGACTTCAATCAAAAGTACATTAAAACAAGCTATTTTGTAATGATGCTCAAAGTAGTAAACAATTCCACCATTCAAGTTTTCGCTTGAGCCCCATTTCGTTTTTTTTCCTCTGCCCAAGGGGATAAAAATCTACATCATTGTGATGGGATTTTTCATCATATGTACCTCCTGTTCAGTAAAGATTTTGCTATTCTCTTCCCCAATGCAGGAGGCTGTGAATGTTCTCTTGCCACTGGCCTTCTTTATACAGGAAAAGGCAGTAATGGTACTGTTTAAGATTTTGCTGCTGTCTACCCTCTGCAGAACCCTGAAAATTATACCACCAAATGGCACCTGCAAGGAGGTTCGTAATCCAAAGCAAGTCTCAACCTTGCAAGTAAAAATGATTATATATTGAACATGTTTTCCTGTAACAGACCTAATGCCAGGTCTTCAGTTTTTGTATTAGTACTGCATTAGTATTACTATTTTGTTaaagggtgtgattttttttaaacccgaTGTTATACCAGTGCAACCCTGTTATAAAGATGCCATATAATAGTGTAGCTTATTTACCTTCACTTATGGGAATTAAGCTATACCGCTACAAGTACTTACACACATATATAACTATGCTCACAGTgaccgggggaggagggggaaggggagggaggaaggagaagaggaagggaCTATATATAATCAGCATCCCCTCCTGTGTGTAGAATCCATACTTGCAATCACCTCTGTATTAAGGAGTTTCCAGAGCATGTTCAACCCATTTACTACAATAGAACAAATTTTCCAAATTGGCACCAGTCATAAGAAAACAGGAATTGTCATACCTCACCAGACCAAGAACTTATCTAGTGTAGTATCCTTTCTCCACCTGTGGCCAACCAGACACTGCAGAGTGAAGTGTAAAATATCTATAGTAGACAATTATGAACCAATATGCCCATCAGAGAGGTTTCTTACCAACTCCACCAGTTAGTGGCTGACCTATGTCCTTATGTATAAGTTACATATTCCATATCCCTAAAGTAACTAGATAGTAAGGGTTTAAGATTTAAAAAGAGGATTAGACTCCTTGTCTCAATAATATGTTGTAGGAGTGGGTTCTACAATTTAATATGATGTAAAAATATTTCAACTTATCATTGAAGTTtactttttagtttttaaatcagGCAATTCCTTTCACTGAGAGGGTAATTAGGAGTTCTCAAATGATCATCTTTAGTCTATCATTTTATAAACCTCTCATATCCCTTTTTATTCACCATCTCAACTAAGTAGTCCTACTCTTTTCCCCTCAACTCTTTAATCCCTTAAATGTGTATTGTACATCACTGCCTAGTCTCCTGTCAGTGATTTGTAAATattaagagggtttttttaaatcataagacATACCTGACTTAAAAGCTGTCCATGAAAAATGGTATTGACCACATTCAGAACCTGTTTGATAAGTTTCCTTTGAGAAGTGGGGATGAGAGCTGGGTATCTGGTCCCAGTTGTCTCCAGTTCCTGCTGTACTTTATCCAAAAGTTCACAGAGGAATTCCTGAGCATCTTGTTGGGCATAACCTCGGAAGGCTGGGATTAGTCTCCACACAGAATGGAGcatggcaaaaggagacaccaaTGCCCACTTGCCAGACCACATAACTTGGAACAGAGTATGTAGCTCATGACACAGAGAAATGTGCTTTGAGCTTGGCTCCCTGGGCTGAATAAGCTCCATATTTCTACTTTTTGATGCCCCTCCACTTAGTCCAGATGATAAACTAGGTCGTCTAATAGAAGATGATCCTTTTACCTTCACTTGGGTCTCATTGACACAAAATGCAGAACCAGTAATTGGAGGGTGCTTAGTAGAGGATCTTGTTTTTTCATTGGCTGCTGTTGCCAGCAACTCTTGAGTTTGGTTCAGATCAAGCTTTAGAAAACATTCCCGAAAAATAAGCAAATGACTCAATACTTGCAGAATAGAGTTCATATAGCATGTATTTCCCAAGTTTCTCAGTCCGGTTACACCAGGAGTCACTGTAGGCCTTCGCTTAATTGGAGAAtcaccaatttttttcaatcttactTCATCTGAGGTAGAAGTTACTTTCAGCTCTGCAGGAGAGGACAAATTTTGTGGTAATTTTTGTACATAGGGTGATACTTTTGaggatattttattttgattttgtaaaCGAGAACTCTTCCTTGGAGGCATTTTTTCCATCTCTACTTTCAACTGACGCTTTCGCTCTTGTCTTCTTTTCCTAGCTTTGTCCCTtctttcctctgcctcctcctggcGCCTCTCTtcttccaaaatccttttcccacTAGGTGTTAGCTCAAACCATGATCTGAACACTTTGCCCATTAATGCACGCCTTCTGTGCCACAGAGCCGTGAACATGCGGTCTTCATTTCGAAGCAAGGCTTGGGCACCATTGTGTGAAAGGTAAGAGTCATCACTCGTACCCATAGATCGCAAAGTCCTGCCACTACGGGTAGTGCAGTCATAGTTTTGACTCTTGATTGCACTTAATGTACTTCGCAATAGTTTTAAGTCACCAGTTGCATTATCATTAAGAACATAGTCATCACAAAGGTAACAGAAAACATACAGCTCATTCACTTCCAATGCCACTGAATGACTACTTTCCTGAAAGTGCTTTAGTGCATGCTCTTCAATGTATCTTCCACATGCAACATGCGAACAGCTAAGGCATGCCCAGACAGATTCTGTAGTATTGCAGTCCACGCAATGCCATTTTTGAGGGTTCAGGATGGAATGATCTTGGGCTAGCCGTAGTCGCCCTATGTGCTTACACTTATCCATTATTAATACTGAAATACTGGAGAAATACTAGAGAAACACGTTATCCAAACTATTTTCTGTCCATGACATTCTGACCTGCaaactaaaggggaaaaaaaaagttcagcttCACATATAGTGTAAGTCAAAAGTAAGTTAATACATCCTTGGCAATAAAATTATTTGGTTTAGTTTTAAATGATACTGATGTACTATTCTGTAATCAGAGTCACAATCAACAATCTTGTTACAAGTTTTAGCAGAAAGGTTCGTGACTGAATGGGCATGAAGACTGAACTACTCATGCCACTAGTACCTTCTGTATCCAGGCTGAGGCATGTTGATAACATAAGCCTGTTGCGCTGGTTTAATTAAAGGTGTTATTCtaaattgtttttgttaaaccagtgtaactctGTATGAACACCTATCTGTTCAAACCTGGCATATATTGGTTTAGCTTACATTAGTAAATTTACAGGGCAAGCTAAACTGACAAGTTTTAAATTAACAAGAATGTCCACACAGAAAAGTTTTACCAGTTTAGCTATATCGGTTTAGAATCGCACCTTTCATCTAACACCAGTTTAGCTTACTGTGTTTCGACAAGCCTATAGTGAACAGAAGTTTACACCATCACTGACCTCGCTAGTCTCTATTTGATAGATAAAATAGACTTCAGTTTCTAGGGTCATTGTGGCATATTACATAACTAGCTGGTGACCTCCCCCAGAATAAGCAAGCTTAGTACTACTGTACCTCCTCTCCTGTCCTGTCCCATGAGAACCTAATTGTAGAGTCCTGATCAAAACataaagttgcaccagtttaactaaagatgTCCTTTTAAACCGATTTCCAATAAGGGCAATTGTGCCTGGATGCTTAAATGAACTTAAATCTGGCTTGTATTGTTTTAGCTTGTCCCTGTAAATAGATATATCCAGTTTTAAACCAGTTTTAAGCTTGTCCAcataggggtttgcactggtttaactaaatcagttcaAGATAGCATGCAGGCAAGCCCTAAGTTAGAAGATTGACAAATGGGAggactccttccctcccctttaTTCTGTTCCCATCCTTCACAAAGAAGCAAGTCAATACCTTAAATTTGAACTCAAGTGCTGGTGCCCAGGATGCCACTAACAAAAAGGGCTAGATACTAATATCACTCAGCAAATTAACTTCTCTAAGTCTTGTATCTATGTGTACTTATCTGAGAATCCCTAAGCACTTTTCAAGCATTAAATGTGGATGCATGCCAGGCTGTGCCAAAAAAGGAATGTGCTAGTACAAATTTCTAGTGTGGACTAGGCCAAAGCCTCACAACACACTAGAGGTACAGAGGTAAACATTTTGCAAGTGATCAACTGAGATACAGAGATATTAACAACGATAGAGCTGGAACAGAACCAACAAATTTGGACTCCTACTCAAATTATAAGAACTCTTCTTCCATTTTTGCAGATTACTTTGGTATGTTCAAACAGAAATTCATTTCTAATCAGGCCAATCCATTCTAATGTCCATTAGGCAATCCAATGTTTATGATATCATAGCAAATGTTAAATGACATCAGTGAATGAAGGGGGTAAGAAGTGGCAACTGCTTATGAAAGCAGCTTATTTACAcataaaatctaaacaaaatcCTTTTCTTTACCCATTTTTAACTGAACAAGGCCACATTactctttgtttttttaacatttgaCAGTGTGAATATGGTTctttaaatattaatgtttaGTTAGCAAAATAAAACTATTGAATAGTTTAGAAGCTGACACTAACATCTAAATAAGACGACATATGTATttggtttggcttttttttttttttaattaaacaccacagaaaaagtctgcagatgaaccAATGGTGCTGAAACGATTTAAGCACAAATGATTTGATGCCGCCACATGCTAATCATCCTGATTCAGTTTGTTTTGCCCTGTAGCCGTACTAGTGCTGACCTACAGTTTCAGTTGCAATGCATTCAGGCTACCTATTCCATAATTACCAGATCACATGCCAGAAGCAGCGTATCCTGAGAGTACATTCAGAGAGTCTGAAGACATTGCTGGGCTGTTGGACACTAA
Coding sequences within it:
- the USP44 gene encoding ubiquitin carboxyl-terminal hydrolase 44 isoform X2, which gives rise to MDKCKHIGRLRLAQDHSILNPQKWHCVDCNTTESVWACLSCSHVACGRYIEEHALKHFQESSHSVALEVNELYVFCYLCDDYVLNDNATGDLKLLRSTLSAIKSQNYDCTTRSGRTLRSMGTSDDSYLSHNGAQALLRNEDRMFTALWHRRRALMGKVFRSWFELTPSGKRILEEERRQEEAEERRDKARKRRQERKRQLKVEMEKMPPRKSSRLQNQNKISSKVSPYVQKLPQNLSSPAELKVTSTSDEVRLKKIGDSPIKRRPTVTPGVTGLRNLGNTCYMNSILQVLSHLLIFRECFLKLDLNQTQELLATAANEKTRSSTKHPPITGSAFCVNETQVKVKGSSSIRRPSLSSGLSGGASKSRNMELIQPREPSSKHISLCHELHTLFQVMWSGKWALVSPFAMLHSVWRLIPAFRGYAQQDAQEFLCELLDKVQQELETTGTRYPALIPTSQRKLIKQVLNVVNTIFHGQLLSQVTCLACDNKSNTIESFWDLSLEFPERYHCNGKEMASQYPCLLTEMLAKFTETEALEGKIYACDQCNIILTEAQKQLMVCRLPQVLRLHLKRFRWSGRNHREKIGVHVSFDQILNMEPYCCRESLKSLLPDCFIYDLSAVIMHHGKGFGSGHYTAFCYNSEGGFWAHCNDSILNICTMEEVCKAQAYILFYSQRVTQANGHCRISFPSSPSENQQCTEFVDCSSENSSS
- the USP44 gene encoding ubiquitin carboxyl-terminal hydrolase 44 isoform X1 yields the protein MDKCKHIGRLRLAQDHSILNPQKWHCVDCNTTESVWACLSCSHVACGRYIEEHALKHFQESSHSVALEVNELYVFCYLCDDYVLNDNATGDLKLLRSTLSAIKSQNYDCTTRSGRTLRSMGTSDDSYLSHNGAQALLRNEDRMFTALWHRRRALMGKVFRSWFELTPSGKRILEEERRQEEAEERRDKARKRRQERKRQLKVEMEKMPPRKSSRLQNQNKISSKVSPYVQKLPQNLSSPAELKVTSTSDEVRLKKIGDSPIKRRPTVTPGVTGLRNLGNTCYMNSILQVLSHLLIFRECFLKLDLNQTQELLATAANEKTRSSTKHPPITGSAFCVNETQVKVKGSSSIRRPSLSSGLSGGASKSRNMELIQPREPSSKHISLCHELHTLFQVMWSGKWALVSPFAMLHSVWRLIPAFRGYAQQDAQEFLCELLDKVQQELETTGTRYPALIPTSQRKLIKQVLNVVNTIFHGQLLSQVTCLACDNKSNTIESFWDLSLEFPERYHCNGKEMASQYPCLLTEMLAKFTETEALEGKIYACDQCNTKRRKFSSKPVILTEAQKQLMVCRLPQVLRLHLKRFRWSGRNHREKIGVHVSFDQILNMEPYCCRESLKSLLPDCFIYDLSAVIMHHGKGFGSGHYTAFCYNSEGGFWAHCNDSILNICTMEEVCKAQAYILFYSQRVTQANGHCRISFPSSPSENQQCTEFVDCSSENSSS